TCTGATGTATTAGTATTTCCCTCTATTCATATATCTTAACACTATGTAGCTTTCAAATATCTTTAGTAATTGATTTTAAGTTACCTGTAAACATCTATGTTAAATTACGATAGTCATAGCAATGACTAGGTTCCCAActagttttaaatttttaattttttattttttataggtaatattgaaatttcattaaagataagaaaattaCAATCTTTAATAAATTTCATAGACTATGTCTTCAACAATTTGGAATGCACCGCCCTCTTTCGTAGTTGGTGATATATCTTGGGATGCTCAATTGAGACTCAAATATAGGTTTTCTTAACCTAtttgggtggttttttttttcttgttgtttGGGTTGCTTTTCTGCTGATGGTCATGCCGAAGGTAGAATAGCAGCAGCTCAAAGGTGTATTCTCCCattattttgtttgttgatatttaatagggaaaattacactatcaccccctgaggtttgtataaaatacagagcgaccccctgAGTTTTGGTTAGTTGTTACAGTCAGCCCCACTCCGTTATATCATTCTCGTTAAGTGGTACGgtgttggtaattcatgacctaaaatgactattacACCCCTATTAGGGGTGTGAGCTTACCCCCTTCCCACCCCATTCGCCTGCCCTGTTACTCGAAACAGATTAGGGTTCTTATTTGTTGCATCCAACCATCTCGATTTAGGGTTTACTGCATTTGTCTGGCTTTTCATGAAGATTTAGTTCATCGATCTACAAGGGATGATATCTGTCACCGCATAAGAGTGTCGCCCAGTCCCTGTTTTTATTTGAGGTAGCAACAAGTTCTATGTTATTTACATCAAGCTAGCGTTCTAACATTACTGTTTTGGGGATCTATTTATCCCTTTTGGAAGGACACTCGACTAGTTTTTGGGCCTGATCAAAGCCCTATTAAATCTACAATACAGTTTCTTCAAGATTACAGGCGGttatctgttttttttgttggattttatTCTCAGATCGAGTGGTTATTATGGAGGATCCAACCATCTGATCTTTATCAAATTTTCAGGCATTGTTGGTCTGCCCCTAAGGTACATTTGCTATTCAAAATCACCCAATTTCTTGGTCTTACGTTTCCAGATTTGGGTATTTTTGTTGTTCTACTATTTCAGCTCATCGGATCAATCTCAATTTGTCATAGATCCAACTCCGAACCAAAAAATCCAGATGCAACTCCAAACCAAAATATCATAGATCCTAGCTTTCTATTTAGCAGAAAAACAGAGAAACATATATGAAAACGGAGAgagaatagagggagaagagatgagtGAGAGAAGACATAGATGTATAATTTGAATACCTTCAAAGTTTGGGTTTGCAGATTTTTTAGGGTTAATAGCGAATGAATGAGAGCAGAGACAAAAAAATCCGAGAGAGAATAGAGGGAGAATAGATGCGGGAGAGAAGACATAGAAGTATAAATGAATACCTGTGCGGTGGAGTTTCAGGTTAGGGATGGAGTTGCAGTTCAGCGATGGAGTTTCAGGTCAGGGATGGAGTTGCAGTTCAgcgatggagttgcaggtcagCGATGGAGGCAACTTCAAAGGATTtgttggttttggtttataATCGGAGGGCAAAGTAGGAATTTCCCACTGAGTTTTAACAGGATATTAGAAGAAggcaaagttggtatttaaaatatattatttaacatCGTCCACTCACCGTCCACTCAGGGGGTGTGActatataatttagaaacacagtgGGTCACTCTGTATGttatacaaacctcaggggatgaCAGTGTAGTTTTCcctatttaatatatatagtcTACTTGCTGATTCttagcaaaaataaataaatacaatgatTAGGTGAACCAACTAGTTACTCTTGTTTAATTAGGTACTGTAGAACAATACCAATTATGACAAAACTTGAAAGAACAAAAGCTAATTTACTGTATGAGTTCCAGATATAGCCTTGGTTTTTTAGTGAACCAATATTGAAACTAGTACATCAGCATTACTTGAAGAGCACCATCTTGATACCCCTCTAAACTGCATCAAATTAAGGTGGTTCTATTCAACAAGGAAGTCTTGGTAGTACGAATATATAGGATGAAAGCAAGAACAGTTCCAAGAGAGCAAACAGATCCCCAAATGATGAAAGTCCTTCTATAGCATTCAAATCCCATGCATCtcccatctccatctcctcctctttgATAAAGAATTGCTGCCAAGtaaccaaaaataaaggaaCCCAAAGGAATATTAGCTACCACAATGTTATGATTCACCTGCAAATTCTTCTTCCCAAATAGCTCAGTTGTTGTGGAGACAGCTATGGAAGTAATTGCACCAGTACAGATGCTGATAATGCAAGTGCTGATGTAAAGGGTGAGATATGTTGTATTAAGAAGTAAGAAGAATGCTCCTGCCATTGGGACCATAAGTGTAACTATAGATGCTGACCTCGAAACCATGTATCCAGTACTCCTGACAAAAACAATAAGCACACCATAAAGAAATTAGTTCAAATTGGATTGAAATTGATATCTTTAGAGAAGTGATTTTCCTAAATTAATGCTGGAAAGATATTTTGGATTCATTTCTTTACCACCCAATTGAAGGGAGGATCAATCAAGGGAGTGTCTTGAGTCTTGACAGAGGTTACACATTTGGCTATATGTGCACCAAGTAAGTTTAGGCTGCCCTAACCTTTGACTTTTAAATTTCTCAGTTCACATAGAAAGATCGATTCACATAGCTTACTTTGACAAGAAGTAGTCTAAAAGAGATGGCAAGAGACGCCCAAAGAACACAAATGAAGAAGATAATGATACTAAAGAAGTCTTTGAGTGCCCACGAGATTCAGCTATTTGTCCCAAGTTGTTAGAGAACACTAACCCCAGTGTTGCTCCAAACATATAAACAAAGAAATATAACCAAAACTCCACCTTTCTTATCATCACTTTTGCTCCAATCTCTTCTTGCATCCTTAACACAcaatcttcttcaatcctttcTCCTCCTTTCATCACATCATCCACACTCTCTGCAAGATGTGAAACTCTTCCCTCCTCTTTAATCCTAGTGACCACCGGAACAAACAGTGGAGATGCTAAGAGAAACCCCATGCAAATTACACGAATCAAGGGCGAAAAAATGCTTGATAATATCGAAATACTGCCTAACACAGCATAAACTCCGGTCGCTATGGTTATGAAGAAAATAACAATGAACCCCTCCTCTACTCTACAGCCTTCTCCATTTTTGACTTCTCTAACTAGTGGTGCAGTTACCATTGAAACCACCATGGGTAAGATTGAGTTGAGAAGGAGATAGGCTTTGGCTCTTTTGATCCGCGATGAAGGGAACACTGCATCAACGATATCAGTATAAATCTTTGCGCTTAATCCAACATAGCTTGTTGATAATCCCACTGCAGCTTGGTGATTGGAACTGaagttttttattattaccaCATAACTAACAGTGTTAATCCAACAAATACTGTTTCCAGAGAAAACACTAAGCATGAAGAATTTCCAGTATGATATAGGAGAGATTTTGTTCACTATGATGAGGAATTGCAAGCCATAACCTATGAACCCAATTGTTGAACCAATCATGAGTACTAGTGAGAGGGGTAGGTAAACTGCACTGATGCCTGAAAACAAGCCAAAAAGCTTTCCGGCGTCTGAAGCAAAGGCAAGGTTGTTTAGTTGCACttgagagatggagaggagatGCTTCAGTTCAGATGAGTAGGCTGGGAAGTCAGAGTTTGTCCCTGCAATTGATTGAAGCCATATGGTACCTACAAGGATTAGCCATTGAGGGTTTGAAGGAAACATGATTTCAACTATACAAGTTGCAAATGTTTTGGATTGCTGCCTAGCTTCCTGGTTTCCTTTTTATAAGGTATGTAAGTTTTGTGGTGTGTATGTGTGAAGAGCAATGGTTTAGAGCTGAGGTGGATACATTATAGCTGCGAACATAAAATGTGGTCACAATTAAACTTTGTCGATTGTTGCAAATTTATCCCATGTCGCATTCATTCgacaaaatggaaaaagattGCTGCAAATCAATTGATTTATACATCAAGAATGAAATATAGGATGGGTGTAATCTTATCTATGTTCCTCTGCGTGCGTGTGTGTGCCTGAACCCATGTAAAAGGTATCGGGGTAGGCCCTCATGGGCTATCGTGTGATAATTGTTGGTCTTCCATTTACATACATTCTACAGctgaaattaaaatcatattcaTTTCATATTACAGTGGAAGATCTAAAAGACTAAATATTCACGGGATCGAATTTAGTATAATCAAAACCTTTCATTTCACCGGACATGTATAACCAAAAGGGAACAGCGTCTAATACATTGTAATTCCAGCTATATCTCCACATTTACACATATTTACATATCCAAAAACAGTGTATCTCCTCCTGATGGAGGCCCCGCCCACATCTTGAAGACCCTATCACATAACTAGCCCAAACAAGACCGGTTCTTAGCTAAGATCAACTCAAGTCCAAGAACACCGGACCAAAAGAAAACCAGTCTAAAATTAATAAGAGCCTTTCTAGTGGGGAATATCTACAATGCCTCTTGATGTAACCTAGTGGATTGATGATATGGAAAGCTTCTTAGtggatgatgatgtggcatccaCTACCTTGAAGACAACATGAAGACTCTTGAAGATAACATCAACTCATCTAAACAATAACCAAGGCACCTTGAAACAAGAATCAAGACAAAGTACTTATGCTTGGATAAACAAACAAGAAAGTGGAGAAGAAGCTTTAGAGTTTTCTTAAATCAAGACGTAATTTCAATCATTGGAACCTCATTTGAAAATCGATGACTGAGATATCGTAAGAACTTTTAGTATTTATTATGCATTGCATATAAAAGTCCTACCTATCTTATTTGTAATAGACTATAGATTTGTGAATCAAAGTTGCTATAAACATTCATTTGAACCAAGAAATAAGATGTGTTCATGAACCTTAAAGGATGAGGTGTATGCTTATCTATGTTCCTctgcgtgtgtgtgtgtttttgtgcgtgtgtgtgtgcccCAACCCAGGTAAAAGGTATCGGGGTAGGCCCTTACGGGCTATCGTGTGATAATTGTTGGTCTTCCATTTGCATACATTCTACAGCGAAAGATCTAAAAGATCAAATATTCATAGGATCGAATTTAGTATAATCAAAACCTTTTATTTCACCTGACATGTATAACCAAAAAGGAACAGCGTCTAATTCATTGTAATTCCAGCTATATCTCCATATTTACAAATTTTACATATCCAAAAATAGTGTATCTCCTCCTGATGCAGGCCCAGCCAACATCTTGAAGACCCTATCACAAAACTAGCCCAAACAAGGCCGGTTCTTAGCTAAGACCAACTCAAGTCCAAGAACAACGGACCAAAAGAAAACCAGTCTAAAATTAATAAGAGCCTTTTTAGTGGAGAATATCTATAATGCCTCTTGATATACCCTAGTGGATTGATGAAGTGGAAAGCGTCTTAGTGGATGATAATGTGGCACCCACTTTCTTGAAGACAACATTGGATGTGCTAATGAGCTCCCAGTGATAGAGTAACTATAGATTTCAGCTGCAAGTTAGGACCGATTTGGATTTGACGTTTTTTACCATTGTGGCAAGCATTTCCATAACACACCTTTACATCAGTGTAGCCCATGGCGGATGAAGGTGCAAGCACTTTAAAGTGTAGTGTCCCATATCGACTTAAGATGTGACAACGCTTACGATTGGGTTTTGTATTCTTGCTTGGACCTGTGTGTATTATTTAGAGGACACCACTGTCAACACCTCCTACGTGAGCTCAGTTTTCTATTCCTTGGTTAGAGCAATGACTTCCTGCTACCCAAGTAAGAGAATGTAAGTGGGCTATCATCCAGTCATTGTATGGATATGGATTAGTGGATGGGTGTTGACTGATGGACTTGGTTGGATGAAGCCTTATACGAGATGTAGACTCCTTAGTGGATAGAGGCTTCTGTTAATCCGTTCTAATAGTCTAAGCGTGTTTTATTATGTGTGGACCTAACAATCAAGCTAATTATGAAAGAGGCATTAGTTGTTTAGTATGACAAGGTTGATCCCTACTTCTAGTCTATATAATGGTAGCAATGCCCATTAGTTGCTTACCCTAACAATTATATGGACAAGAGAACAAATAAGATCAACAGAAGGATAGATAACTGTTGTGGAGAATTCCTCTTTAAACCTATGGATCCAGGTACAAGTATCTTGTCGATTCTCTTGATTGATCATGatcttataaattttttttttattttttttttttgatgaaaaaaagaaaactttataAATTAAGGGATAAGGAAACTGTTTACATCATCAGGACCATACAAAAAAAGACAATGGCATGTCATAGCCTTCCTAGCAAAGTTAGTTATCCAAAATAAGATAGAACTATCCTTAATTATAGAAAGAGATATATTGTCTTTGAGAGAACCATTAAGATCAATCAACAAAGGCACCATATCCCACGGCCAGGGGTTGTGCAATGGTTGTGGGATATGCTGAAGAAGCTCCTTTGTCGAAACCCAGCCTTCCTTGATCTTAATCCCCATATTTGAGGTATGTTGTAGACCAAAAATTAAAGCAGTTGCTTCCGGCTCCAAGTCAAAGTACGCCGTCAAAAAACCTACATGAGCTATGACTAACTGGCCCTGAAGAACTACACAAAAAGCCCAAGCCGAGGAGTCTATGCCTGGGTGGAAGATTCCTACACAGATCAACGTAGGAACATCAGACTAAGGTAAAGTTAAATCACTAACTAATACCGGCCTATCAGGTATCATGAATGTGTTTGCAGTATAGTCACTAAGGTTAGGGGAATTGAGTTTGAGATCAGTAATCTAGGTATTGATTAGAGTCATTTTTTTAAGAGGATCAGCCTTAACATTCCCTACAACAACCCTATTTCTTGATTCCCAAATAAAGTAACAAGTTATACtgaatacaaaaaaaaaccaagtgaGAGATTGATGTCCAAGAGTactttgagaaagaaaggaatTGCAAAAAATTTCCAGAGAAGGATAAGTCAAGTGCTCTGTTCTCAAACCCAAAGGGCCTGTGGCCCAAATGTTCTTGGCCCAACTACATGCCAGTAGTATGTGCCAAATCAATTCTATAGCGTTCCCATAAATCAAACAACCAGAGTCGATTCAACTCCATTTCGCAATGATCTCGCGAGTTTCGATTCCTGCATGTAAGACACTCCAAAAGAATAATTTAAATCTAGGATGTATTGACAATTTCCAAAAAATTCTCCACCATCTGGTAGATTTTGAATTGAAAAGTGTGGGAGAAGTAGTAAGCATCATGATCTTATAAATTAATTCTTACAGTTTACCCAAGTATTTGCAAGCCCATCTCGAAAAATTTTAAAGTTATAAACAGAGCCTAAATGTAGAGGTGGCAAGGTTCAAGCAATTTTACCGGATGGGTTACATGTAAACATGGTCCAAGCATTTCCAAACTGGATGGACTACTTACGTGGTTCTATCTGAAACACTGGATTGCAATCTTTACAGGTTTATTATTAAGCATCAGAGACCATAATGCATTCGGGAACAATGTGAGCAGATTGCTCGGGTAAAAATGTTGAGGTCTGTCGAAGAGCAGAAACATCTATCAGAAGATAGCTAGAGATGTGATAACCAACCATTCATGTATCCTTACGATGTACACctcattgagagagagagagagagggagaggtagCTTAAATTGACAACTACTGCTGCTACAACATATTCTAGTGAGGCACAAACAGGACAAACTTTAAAGCCCGAAACCAAGTAGAGAAACTCAACTGGTTCAGACTTGGGGAGTCTTGATAACTAAGCTGGATCACCTAAGACTAATCAGGTTCTTGCTTGAAACTGTAGTTTTAGAATCCAAAACCAACTGGAAAACTGAACtgagctctttttttttcttttttcgtttttcttgGGAGAATATATGCCAATTTTAGGGACCTAGCTTTCCTCCAGCCATGGAGGGAGCTGGCCCCgctatgaaatgaccaacccctCTCCCCCGCCCTtgttttggctgggctggatcctccagctcccgccacagctggaggagagccgaattCCAATTTTAGTATGGAAAAGAGATGAATACAGAAGGTATTTCAAGGAGTTCACTTTGAAATACGGGCTATAATTGAATTGTTATTTCAATGAAACAAgcctttcaattttttttttttttttttttttggggggggggtgggagaggggggcatggttcgtgatctcgcTATCTGCTGGATCGGATCGAGATCCAccaaactcgggcaaatatgacacttttgtccctatttttttattataaaaaaaaagaaaaaaactaaatttttatatttttacccatccgtacagctggatcggatcggtatcaggATCAATCTCGACCGATATCGATCCAATCCGACCAAGATTGACCGATCCGATcggatacctcaaaccatgggtgGGGGGATAGTGATATAGCTTTAttcaaaactgaaacaaaaggAATATATAAGTAAAACAAAGCCGGGCGTACAGCATGATGGATTGAGCTATCAGTATAAGATCGGCTGGATCCTATCGCTATCGTCGAGGCCAATATTGATACTTGGCCGATCTTGGAACAGATATGATAtcggatcaagggtaaaattatcataaaaatttaatttttactgACAAGTAGGGATAAAATTGACTGATTAAAACTGATACTGACCAATCTGGATTGGTATCGGCAAAGACTAATAGGGATGTCTCGATCCCTTTCAGCAGATCatacaaatcaaaaccaaacaaataacTCTAAAAGAGACCCTATACCAACAGTCCAACACCCAAACCCAAACGGAGGATATATAATGTGATGATCTCAATGTGAACAACTGGGTGaccagtttcaaaccaaacatgTCAAAATCAGGAGTCtacatcttcccttttttttttcttttttctttttttttttttatgggatacATCTTCCCTTTTTGATAGcatataattaaaaacaatcCAGTTTATATATGAACTCCTTGACTCTAGCCAGCCCTTAAAATTTTATTGAGTcaggagaagaaaacaaagagagagagagagagacctagaTCACTTAAAACTATTACTATAGAAGCTCCcttccaaaaatgaaaaagaaaaaagatacaTAACTGGAACACCATGTAATCCTCAGATCACTCAGAGCTAATTTATCTTAAAAAATGCTTCGCTTTAACATAAATGAAAGGCTGTTAAATTAAATtttggccaaatgttctttgtgcggCGTAGGCTGTACTGAGACACATGGGATTGGGTGAaataaccaccctgccccctggatggcaggcccatgtgtctgagcgtaggctgcgctgcggcacagagatcATCAGCCCTTaaattttttgggtgaatggtAACATATTCAAAAAAGCACAAGGACTACATAAGCCCAGAGAAGACAGGGGAAGGGAGGGGAGGAAGCACAACCCAAGAAAAGGGCAGCCACTAGAGGGGGAGGGATTACATTTGAAAAGGCAATGGAAATACCACACTCCGAAGCAATGTGGCGATTCAAAAAATTGTTAATGCTATGAGAGAAGTGGAACCGATCCTAGCCTTGATCTCGAAGGAGATGGAGGCCATAATCTGATAATTCGTCCTTGACGTATCAGTCTACCGTCTATGATTCCTTAACTTTCATACCATATACGGTAAATAACACCACAGAATGTCAATTTGCCGATACGATCACAACACCTCCCCCGCCCCCCAAGGCTCAGCTTACCCACCGCCATTCCTAATCTAAGGCTAGAATCGCGCTTGAGGATGACCAACACTTAACAAGAATACCCtttcaaacaaaagagaaggggcactcaaagaagggatctttatcccctcaatttacctacccgtcaatttcctcaattccatctaatagggtggcaaaaaatgatcaccctaccccctgcccgaacacactgccctgatggggtccacctccccctattagatggaattgaggaaattcaCGGGCtggcaaattgaggggataaagatccctcaAAGAAGAGATGCTCAACCATCTCAATTCCAATCCAACAGAAGAACAAATTGCGCTAGTTGGGAGTAAACCTGAGATTGGTCTCGGGATCAGTAAAGGCCGAAACCGATCCAGATCGGTAAAGGCCAAAACCAATCCGGATCGGACAAATttatctcttttgttttttttgctaaaggtcatcAAGATTTTAAATTAAgatgtaaataaaataaaataaaataaaaacaaagtccaaatgtTTTACGTCCAGACATACGTAGAAGAATACAAGAAAAACAAATGATAGGGATACACAGCCCCTACAAAAATCCTCGTATGGAACAAACAACTCACACTGACTGAAACGATATCTCGCACACCCCATAAAATCATCCAATAAGGCCTCCCTAACATGCTAGGGGAAGCTACAAACCAACTGATAAGACTCTCCTCTTTTTGCCGCTAGTTTAGCAAGGTAATCTGCAATAGGATTTGCTTCCCTAAAGCAATGAGAAATTTTCCATTGGATTTGATTCAAGAAAGATTTAAGGACAATCTAATCCTACTCAAAAAACCATggaatgaatttttattttttttttttggtaaaaagagtTTTATTATGAAAACGTGAAAGCTCATGGCTGAGGATTACAAAGATCAACAAGCCATGGATCGGAAATGGACCACACCATCGTACATGACACCGATAGCGCCCTCCTTGCCAGGGAGTCAGCGCAATTGTTATTCTCCCTTGGAACATGAGTGAAATTACATGTATCAAAATAAGTAGAAAGATGAACAATATCCTCCAGGATGCCACGAATTCTAAGAAGAGACACAGATAACCCTCTTTGTATGTAAGTGACAACATCCTTATTTTCAGACGCAATAAGAATCCTGTCAAAACCATGGAATGGAATTAGAGTGAATAGAGCTTATTACCACAGGCAAATCACATTCGATCCACAACTTTGAC
The nucleotide sequence above comes from Telopea speciosissima isolate NSW1024214 ecotype Mountain lineage chromosome 3, Tspe_v1, whole genome shotgun sequence. Encoded proteins:
- the LOC122653557 gene encoding protein NUCLEAR FUSION DEFECTIVE 4-like, whose amino-acid sequence is MFPSNPQWLILVGTIWLQSIAGTNSDFPAYSSELKHLLSISQVQLNNLAFASDAGKLFGLFSGISAVYLPLSLVLMIGSTIGFIGYGLQFLIIVNKISPISYWKFFMLSVFSGNSICWINTVSYVVIIKNFSSNHQAAVGLSTSYVGLSAKIYTDIVDAVFPSSRIKRAKAYLLLNSILPMVVSMVTAPLVREVKNGEGCRVEEGFIVIFFITIATGVYAVLGSISILSSIFSPLIRVICMGFLLASPLFVPVVTRIKEEGRVSHLAESVDDVMKGGERIEEDCVLRMQEEIGAKVMIRKVEFWLYFFVYMFGATLGLVFSNNLGQIAESRGHSKTSLVSLSSSFVFFGRLLPSLLDYFLSNTGYMVSRSASIVTLMVPMAGAFFLLLNTTYLTLYISTCIISICTGAITSIAVSTTTELFGKKNLQVNHNIVVANIPLGSFIFGYLAAILYQRGGDGDGRCMGFECYRRTFIIWGSVCSLGTVLAFILYIRTTKTSLLNRTTLI